A window from Primulina eburnea isolate SZY01 chromosome 2, ASM2296580v1, whole genome shotgun sequence encodes these proteins:
- the LOC140823546 gene encoding uncharacterized protein isoform X1: MATVVPTSEEDPALSVVRFTAELSWGDAGPEVAEGQVSRLLAEAGECMVQNRWLDLASLMLTSADVIFSKASEKDIECIYIVICNLVKKPDSLDQAHEMAELISTKFTQQPNNKPELRLKILFNLYNLLENPYSRFFVYMKALSLAVSGNTTEHVVPSFKKMDSFLREWNLGVKDQRVLFLTVSNILKETKSTARDSFKFLVKYLATFSGEDASTLNEAKQEAVRAIIEFVKAPDMFQSDLQDMPAVVQLEKDATYSTVYQLLKIFVTQRLDAYLNFHATNPALLTSYGLVHEDCVTKMRLLSLVDLSTDESCHVPYSVIKDTLKIESNEVEPWVVKAITAKLMDCRIDQMNQVVIVRYVIYLLDLYDLNCYEKRLQVVLLCCSRYAERDFGHQQWKALRSKLGAWRGHISNVITTIQANNITENGTKAVQGLAIR; the protein is encoded by the exons ATGGCGACCGTTGTCCCCACATCAGAAGAAGATCCTGCCCTCTCCGTCGTTCGTTTTACTGCCGAGTTGTCATGGGGAGATGCAGGTCCTGAG GTGGCGGAGGGTCAGGTCAGTAGATTGTTGGCGGAAGCTGGAGAATGTATGGTTCAAAACCGGTGGTTGGATTTAGCTTCGTTGATGCTTACCTCTGCCGATGTGATCTTCTCGAAGGCTTCTGAAAAAG ATATTGAATGCATATATATTGTCATATGCAACCTTGTTAAGAAGCCTGATAGTCTTGATCAAGCGCATGAGATGGCTGAACTCATATCAACCAAGTTTACTCAACAGCCAAACAATAAGCCTGAACTGCGCCTGAAGAT TCTATTCAACCTCTACAACCTATTGGAGAACCCGTATAGCAGATTCTTTGTGTATATGAAGGCACTTAGTTTGGCAGTTAGTGGTAATACTACAGAACATGTTGTTCCATCTTTCAAGAAGATGGATAGTTTTCTCAGGGAGTGGAATCTTGGGGTGAAGGACCAGAGAGTTCTCTTTCTCACCGTTTCTAATATATTAAAGGAGACTAAGAG TACTGCAAGAGACTCTTTTAAATTTCTTGTCAAGTATCTGGCTACTTTTTCTGGGGAAGATGCCTCAACTCTTAATGAGGCTAAGCAAGAAGCTGTTCGAGCTATTATTGAGTTTGTTAAGGCACCTGATATGTTTCAG AGTGATTTGCAAGATATGCCAGCTGTGGTTCAGCTGGAGAAAGATGCTACATATTCCACGGTGTATCAACTTTTAAAAATCTTCGTGACTCAGAGGCTGGATGCATATTTGAATTTTCATGCGACAAATCCCGCTTTACTTACAAGCTATG GTCTGGTGCATGAGGATTGTGTTACTAAGATGAGGTTGCTATCCTTGGTTGATCTTAGCACTGATGAATCTTGTCACGTTCCTTATTCAGTGATTAAGGACACACTGAAG ATTGAAAGCAATGAGGTCGAGCCATGGGTTGTGAAGGCAATAACAGCAAAATTGATGGACTGCAGGATTGATCAGATGAACCAAGTAGTCATCGTGAGGTACGTAATATACTTGTTAGatctatatgatttaaattgctATGAAAAGCGTCTACAAGTTGTATTATTGTGTTGCAGCCGCTATGCTGAACGTGATTTTGGACATCAGCAATGGAAAGCGCTTAGATCAAAGCTTGGAGCATGGCGG GGACACATTTCTAATGTGATTACTACCATCCAAGCGAATAACATAACTGAAAATGGCACTAAAGCAGTGCAGGGCTTGGCGATTCGCTGA
- the LOC140823546 gene encoding uncharacterized protein isoform X2, producing the protein MATVVPTSEEDPALSVVRFTAELSWGDAGPEVAEGQVSRLLAEAGECMVQNRWLDLASLMLTSADVIFSKASEKDIECIYIVICNLVKKPDSLDQAHEMAELISTKFTQQPNNKPELRLKILFNLYNLLENPYSRFFVYMKALSLAVSGNTTEHVVPSFKKMDSFLREWNLGVKDQRVLFLTVSNILKETKSTARDSFKFLVKYLATFSGEDASTLNEAKQEAVRAIIEFVKAPDMFQSDLQDMPAVVQLEKDATYSTVYQLLKIFVTQRLDAYLNFHATNPALLTSYGLVHEDCVTKMRLLSLVDLSTDESCHVPYSVIKDTLKIESNEVEPWVVKAITAKLMDCRIDQMNQVVIVSRYAERDFGHQQWKALRSKLGAWRGHISNVITTIQANNITENGTKAVQGLAIR; encoded by the exons ATGGCGACCGTTGTCCCCACATCAGAAGAAGATCCTGCCCTCTCCGTCGTTCGTTTTACTGCCGAGTTGTCATGGGGAGATGCAGGTCCTGAG GTGGCGGAGGGTCAGGTCAGTAGATTGTTGGCGGAAGCTGGAGAATGTATGGTTCAAAACCGGTGGTTGGATTTAGCTTCGTTGATGCTTACCTCTGCCGATGTGATCTTCTCGAAGGCTTCTGAAAAAG ATATTGAATGCATATATATTGTCATATGCAACCTTGTTAAGAAGCCTGATAGTCTTGATCAAGCGCATGAGATGGCTGAACTCATATCAACCAAGTTTACTCAACAGCCAAACAATAAGCCTGAACTGCGCCTGAAGAT TCTATTCAACCTCTACAACCTATTGGAGAACCCGTATAGCAGATTCTTTGTGTATATGAAGGCACTTAGTTTGGCAGTTAGTGGTAATACTACAGAACATGTTGTTCCATCTTTCAAGAAGATGGATAGTTTTCTCAGGGAGTGGAATCTTGGGGTGAAGGACCAGAGAGTTCTCTTTCTCACCGTTTCTAATATATTAAAGGAGACTAAGAG TACTGCAAGAGACTCTTTTAAATTTCTTGTCAAGTATCTGGCTACTTTTTCTGGGGAAGATGCCTCAACTCTTAATGAGGCTAAGCAAGAAGCTGTTCGAGCTATTATTGAGTTTGTTAAGGCACCTGATATGTTTCAG AGTGATTTGCAAGATATGCCAGCTGTGGTTCAGCTGGAGAAAGATGCTACATATTCCACGGTGTATCAACTTTTAAAAATCTTCGTGACTCAGAGGCTGGATGCATATTTGAATTTTCATGCGACAAATCCCGCTTTACTTACAAGCTATG GTCTGGTGCATGAGGATTGTGTTACTAAGATGAGGTTGCTATCCTTGGTTGATCTTAGCACTGATGAATCTTGTCACGTTCCTTATTCAGTGATTAAGGACACACTGAAG ATTGAAAGCAATGAGGTCGAGCCATGGGTTGTGAAGGCAATAACAGCAAAATTGATGGACTGCAGGATTGATCAGATGAACCAAGTAGTCATCGTGAG CCGCTATGCTGAACGTGATTTTGGACATCAGCAATGGAAAGCGCTTAGATCAAAGCTTGGAGCATGGCGG GGACACATTTCTAATGTGATTACTACCATCCAAGCGAATAACATAACTGAAAATGGCACTAAAGCAGTGCAGGGCTTGGCGATTCGCTGA